A genome region from Eremothecium cymbalariae DBVPG#7215 chromosome 4, complete sequence includes the following:
- the HTA1 gene encoding histone H2A (similar to Ashbya gossypii AGR184W - AEL003C), translating into MSGKGGKAGSTAKASQSRSAKAGLTFPVGRVHRLLRKGNYAQRIGSGAPVYLTAVLEYLAAEILELAGNAARDNKKTRIIPRHLQLAIRNDDELNKLLGNVTIAQGGVLPNIHANLLPKKSAKAAKASQEL; encoded by the coding sequence ATGTCAGGAAAAGGTGGAAAAGCAGGCTCTACAGCAAAGGCGTCGCAGTCGAGATCGGCCAAGGCCGGTCTAACGTTCCCCGTCGGTAGGGTGCACAGGCTCTTGAGAAAGGGCAACTATGCGCAGAGAATCGGTTCCGGTGCGCCTGTCTATTTAACCGCTGTGTTGGAGTATTTGGCCGCTGAAATTTTGGAGTTGGCCGGTAATGCTGCCAGGGATAACAAGAAGACGAGAATCATCCCCAGACATCTACAGTTGGCCATCAGGAACGACGATGAGTTGAACAAGTTGTTGGGCAATGTCACGATTGCACAGGGTGGTGTTTTGCCAAACATCCATGCCAATTTGTTGCCCAAGAAGTCTGCCAAGGCTGCGAAGGCGTCGCAAGAGTTGTAA
- the HTB1 gene encoding histone H2B (similar to Ashbya gossypii AGR183C - AEL002W) gives MSSKASKAPASKAPAEKKPAAKKTSSSGDVSKKRTKTRKETYSSYIYKVLKQTHPDTGISQKSMSILNSFVNDIFERIASEASKLAAYNKKSTISAREIQTAVRLILPGELAKHAVSEGTRAVTKYSSSTQA, from the coding sequence ATGTCGTCCAAAGCATCCAAAGCACCCGCCTCCAAGGCACCAGCTGAGAAGAAACCAGCAGCCAAGAAGACGTCGTCCTCCGGCGATGTGTCGAAGAAGAGAACCAAGACCAGAAAGGAGACGTACTCGTCGTATATCTACAAGGTGTTGAAGCAGACGCACCCGGACACCGGGATTTCGCAGAAGTCCATGTCGATTTTGAACTCGTTTGTCAACGACATCTTTGAGCGGATCGCGTCAGAGGCGTCCAAGTTGGCTGCGTACAACAAGAAGTCGACCATCTCAGCCAGGGAGATTCAGACCGCGGTGCGGTTGATTTTGCCCGGTGAGTTGGCCAAGCACGCGGTGTCTGAGGGCACGCGTGCGGTGACCAAGTACTCGTCGTCCACACAGGCGTAG
- the CCC1 gene encoding Ccc1p (similar to Ashbya gossypii AGR182C), whose product MSIVALKNAVAGMVAKGKSKVSSAQTPLLRNDEVLDGGNYGAATAVDRESGLFGGKHLGDGEGDSGKGGILGKIDPRMMSDLIIGLSDGLTVPFALTAGLSSLGDAKLVITGGFAELISGSISMGLGGYLGAQSESDYYRSEVKQEKRKFYNNTQLINHEIEDILLEINPSFSDETIVSFIKDLQRDPELMVDFIIKFGRGLEEPAENRQLVSALTIGGGYFVGGFIPLFPYFFVQQVGTGLLLSIILMAATLFWFGFFKTQVSMNESCTLNKKCSEGVQMMAVGGIAAASAWFFVKLLG is encoded by the coding sequence atgtCGATTGTTGCTTTGAAGAACGCGGTTGCCGGTATGGTTGCCAAGGGCAAGAGCAAGGTTTCTTCTGCGCAGACGCCGTTGTTGCGGAATGACGAGGTGCTGGATGGCGGCAACTATGGGGCGGCGACGGCGGTGGATCGGGAATCTGGGCTGTTTGGAGGCAAGCATCTCGGGGACGGGGAGGGCGACAGTGGTAAGGGAGGGATATTGGGAAAGATTGATCCTCGAATGATGTCCGATTTGATCATTGGTCTAAGTGATGGTCTTACGGTGCCCTTTGCGTTGACTGCGGGTTTGTCTTCTTTAGGGGATGCCAAGTTGGTTATAACCGGTGGGTTTGCGGAATTGATTTCGGGGTCCATTTCGATGGGTCTCGGTGGATACTTGGGGGCCCAGTCGGAGTCAGATTACTATCGCTCGGAGGTGAAGCAGGAAAAACGCAAGTTTTATAACAATACACAGTTGATTAATCATGAAATAGAGGATATCCTTCTGGAAATCAATCCGTCCTTTTCGGACGAGACGATCGTATCCTTCATCAAAGATTTGCAGAGGGATCCCGAGTTGATGGTGgatttcatcatcaagtTTGGTCGTGGGTTGGAGGAGCCGGCAGAAAATAGACAGTTGGTTTCTGCGCTCACGATTGGCGGTGGCTATTTCGTCGGTGGGTTTATTCCACTATTTCCTTATTTCTTTGTTCAACAGGTTGGCACGGGGTTGTTGCTCTCTATCATATTGATGGCGGCGACTTTATTCTGGTTTGGGTTTTTCAAGACCCAGGTATCCATGAATGAGAGCTGTACGTTGAATAAGAAATGCTCAGAGGGTGTTCAGATGATGGCTGTAGGGGGTATAGCAGCAGCTTCTGCGTGGTTCTTTGTTAAATTGCTCGGTTGA
- the RSA3 gene encoding Rsa3p (similar to Ashbya gossypii AGR181W), translating to MSQADISNIVRGDSAGKKKSKRRKKRRTQLESDVESLSSSSSSSEEEASSSDNDPESEEKEDNIELSDTELTIAANEKKDGFTAEKLDDSTRSSLNNIQLTKTELSSRHVFHNTNNVDLKAVNDIINTGETNLAMASNASGKSLGSLKNEYLNMLFEHFGEDVNQLRNAPDFTNKSLVMLANVLKDGGDMFDLETFKTILEDR from the coding sequence ATGTCGCAAGCAGATATCAGTAACATTGTAAGAGGCGATTCAGCGGGCAAAAAGAAGTCCAAGCGGaggaagaaaagaagaacacaATTAGAGTCCGATGTCGAATCACTatcgtcgtcgtcatcatcatcagaagaagaagcatctTCTAGCGATAACGATCCTGAGTCTGAAGAGAAGGAAGATAATATTGAGCTATCAGATACAGAGCTAACAATTGCGgcaaatgaaaaaaaggatggCTTTACTGCGGAGAAGTTAGACGACAGTACTCGATCGTCATTGAACAATATTCAACTGACGAAAACAGAACTATCGAGCAGGCATGTGTTTCATAACACGAATAACGTTGATCTGAAAGCAgttaatgatattataaaCACAGGCGAAACGAATCTTGCTATGGCATCGAATGCATCTGGAAAAAGTCTAGGGTCGcttaaaaatgaatatttgaatatgcTATTTGAACACTTCGGTGAAGATGTGAACCAGTTAAGGAACGCACCCGATTTTACAAATAAATCCTTGGTAATGCTGGCAAATGTATTGAAAGATGGAGGTGATATGTTTGATCTTGAGACGTTCAAGACTATTCTGGAAGATAGGTAG